A stretch of the Lactuca sativa cultivar Salinas chromosome 9, Lsat_Salinas_v11, whole genome shotgun sequence genome encodes the following:
- the LOC111904975 gene encoding uncharacterized protein LOC111904975: protein MATAQVVSATTAFHDEKREDQLIKKPEDDIKNTNDQETTVTTPQEEDQLAKEPAYTVAPQPKPESELVAPEPEPEAESEALAVEAETKLVLNDEDKEEGKEVSSVEQPAKVAPEPQPEAEETKEPEAKPDETKKETETEPNEVEKVDTEPEEKVEKKEEAIAAEE, encoded by the coding sequence GTTGTATCCGCAACAACAGCATTTCATGATGAGAAAAGAGAAGATCAACTAATTAAGAAACCTGAAGACGACATCAAGAACACAAATGATCAAGAAACAACAGTAACTACACCACAAGAAGAAGAccagcttgctaaagaacctgcTTACACGGTTGCACCTCAACCTAAACCAGAATCTGAACTTGTAGCTCCTGAACCAGAACCAGAAGCCGAATCTGAAGCCCTTGCAGTTGAGGCTGAAACCAAGTTAGTGCTCAACGATGAAGATAAAGAAGAAGGTAAGGAGGTTAGCTCTGTGGAACAACCTGCAAAGGTGGCACCAGAGCCACAACCAGAGGCCGAAGAAACCAAAGAACCAGAAGCTAAACCAGATGAAACCAAGAAAGAAACAGAAACCGAGCCAAATGAGGTGGAAAAAGTCGATACTGAACCAGAAGAGAAAgttgagaagaaagaagaagcTATTGCAGCTGAGGAGTAG